Within the Terriglobia bacterium genome, the region TCTGAATGCAGTCGTGGTCATCGGGGTTGTTTTGTGGTTGCTGAATGTCTTCGGGGTTTTGCATTCCATTTCCCGAATCCACGTTGGATGAAAGACTCGCACCGCCGGCATCAAGAGATTTGAGAGCTTAGCTGTCTTTGAATTTTGCCTGCAAGCCGCAGTCAAAAGGAGCAAACATGCTTGTAACCATACTAATCGTGATTTTGATCCTGGCGCTCCTTGGTGCGCTACCAAGATGGCCCTACAGCAGGAACTGGGGTTATTACCCGACCGGAGGGTTGGGATTGATCCTTCTGGTACTGATCGTTCTTCTCCTCCTCGGTCAGATTTGATTTATGCACCCATTGGCAATGTCGTCAGTCGCCAACACCAAGGGTTGGCGACTGCTTTCTGCACACATAGCGGCGCTTCTTCTCCTGGTGCTGATGTTCAGCGGCGGTTTGTCCGCATACTCGGTTCTCACGCATGAGCAAGTCGTCGACCTGCTCTGGGCCGATGAGATCTTGCCGCTTCTTCTCAAGAAATATCCGGGATTGACGGACGAGCAGG harbors:
- a CDS encoding DUF3309 family protein, which encodes MLVTILIVILILALLGALPRWPYSRNWGYYPTGGLGLILLVLIVLLLLGQI